One Vallitalea okinawensis DNA window includes the following coding sequences:
- a CDS encoding metallophosphoesterase family protein, whose amino-acid sequence MKILTVSDHESKYIWDYFDRERFKDIDLVISCGDLKPKYLSFLVTMIHVPLIYVHGNHDDRYERTPPEGCMSIEDQLYIHNGVRILGLGGSYRYNDGKNQYTEDAMLRRVKKLRKQLRKHNGFDILVTHSPAYGLGDGEDLPHRGFNCFNDLLDQYKPSYYIHGHQHLNYNRQQKRITQHNETTIVNAYEYYIFNYMHNRYAYDAKKNRKGYLASLRGNDFY is encoded by the coding sequence ATGAAAATATTAACTGTATCTGATCACGAGTCAAAATACATTTGGGATTACTTTGATAGAGAACGCTTTAAAGATATAGACTTAGTCATTTCATGTGGCGATTTAAAACCTAAATATTTATCCTTCTTGGTGACCATGATTCATGTGCCATTGATTTACGTCCATGGTAATCATGATGACCGATATGAACGTACTCCTCCCGAAGGTTGTATGAGTATTGAAGACCAGTTATATATTCATAATGGTGTTCGTATACTTGGATTAGGTGGATCATATCGTTATAACGATGGTAAAAATCAATATACAGAAGATGCTATGCTAAGACGTGTTAAAAAGCTTCGTAAGCAACTTCGAAAACACAACGGTTTTGATATTTTAGTTACCCACTCCCCTGCCTACGGTTTAGGTGATGGAGAAGATTTGCCACATCGTGGTTTTAATTGCTTTAACGACTTATTAGATCAATACAAACCCAGTTATTATATCCATGGTCATCAACATCTCAATTATAATCGTCAACAAAAGCGTATCACTCAACATAACGAAACAACTATTGTTAATGCCTACGAGTATTATATCTTTAACTATATGCATAATAGGTATGCCTACGATGCCAAAAAAAATCGAAAAGGTTATCTTGCTTCATTAAGAGGAAATGATTTTTATTAA
- a CDS encoding BMP family ABC transporter substrate-binding protein: MTSENYKKALKSAKKAYQSSLYNGENPYLAALDDMVNRDEIVSEVYLGLTEVPLKKIVGTKTHSRSTAFAKNFMPLLGEETEFAMKWDALCKIHETEGIRDPIKVYEYLNRFYVLEGNKRASVLKFHEAVSIPAVVTRLIPKRDDESIQNRLYYEFLKFYDLTKINFIWFTQEGNFTELIKLVGTDDRWDDDLRMEFKQLYNRFRRLYKQNGGEGLRITTGDAFLEYLMIYGYKKANSALDEEIGRRIKNMMPELLLLANKKQIDVLTQPIEVVQRKGLLSSLTNIGNRRTKKVRVAFVYAKTITESGWTFGHELGRNHIEEVFQEQIETTYVENVPEGNEAYNQIAKLAKEGYDVVFTTTPTMINPTLKAALEYPHVKFLNCSENVSYKHLRTYYGRIYEARFLTGIIAGSMTKSDVIGYVANYPISGVISGINAFALGAKLVNPKVKVKLVWSKMVESDNPQKTIDEILIDADVDIVSSQESVMASGADKAFGIYSINDCDSEDEGCNTRNYIATPLWHWGKFYEKIVKNILDGTFNAVNNTLGSGTKAINYWWGLNADVVDILYSKSLVPDETKKLIDFMKRMISVGEYHPFTGPIKDQKGHVRVNKDDILNNEAILSMNWLVDNVEGFIPTSGEEELDIPIVDMLGVNRP; encoded by the coding sequence AGTAGTCTGTATAATGGAGAAAATCCTTATTTAGCAGCACTTGATGATATGGTTAATAGAGATGAGATTGTGTCTGAAGTTTATTTAGGGTTAACAGAAGTACCATTAAAAAAAATAGTTGGGACCAAAACACATTCTAGAAGTACAGCCTTTGCTAAAAACTTTATGCCTTTATTGGGTGAAGAAACAGAGTTTGCTATGAAGTGGGATGCCTTATGTAAGATACATGAGACGGAAGGTATCCGTGATCCTATCAAAGTGTATGAGTATTTAAATAGATTTTATGTATTAGAAGGTAATAAAAGAGCTTCTGTATTAAAATTTCATGAAGCAGTATCTATACCCGCTGTTGTTACACGATTAATTCCTAAAAGAGATGACGAGTCTATTCAAAATCGTTTATATTATGAATTTCTTAAATTCTATGACCTAACAAAAATTAATTTTATTTGGTTCACTCAAGAAGGTAATTTCACAGAGTTAATTAAATTAGTAGGTACGGACGATCGATGGGATGACGATCTTAGGATGGAATTTAAGCAACTCTATAACCGTTTTAGGCGATTATATAAGCAAAATGGTGGGGAAGGCTTAAGAATAACTACAGGTGATGCATTTTTAGAGTACTTAATGATATATGGTTACAAAAAGGCTAACAGTGCTCTAGATGAAGAGATTGGCAGACGTATAAAAAATATGATGCCAGAGCTTCTTTTATTAGCAAATAAGAAGCAAATTGATGTTTTGACTCAACCTATTGAAGTGGTACAAAGAAAAGGCCTTTTATCCAGTCTGACCAATATAGGTAATCGACGAACGAAAAAGGTTAGGGTAGCCTTTGTATATGCCAAAACGATAACAGAATCAGGTTGGACATTTGGTCATGAATTAGGGCGGAATCATATAGAAGAGGTTTTTCAAGAACAGATTGAAACGACCTATGTAGAAAACGTACCAGAAGGAAACGAGGCCTATAACCAGATAGCTAAGCTTGCTAAAGAAGGGTATGATGTGGTATTTACCACAACACCTACTATGATTAACCCTACATTAAAAGCTGCGCTAGAATACCCACATGTCAAATTTCTAAATTGCTCAGAGAATGTGTCTTATAAGCACTTAAGAACCTACTATGGGCGTATCTATGAAGCTAGATTTTTAACAGGTATTATTGCCGGTTCAATGACAAAGTCTGATGTAATCGGTTATGTAGCTAATTATCCTATTTCCGGGGTAATAAGTGGTATAAATGCATTTGCATTAGGTGCAAAATTGGTTAATCCTAAAGTTAAGGTTAAATTAGTTTGGTCAAAAATGGTAGAGTCAGATAACCCTCAAAAAACCATTGATGAAATATTAATAGATGCTGATGTAGATATCGTGTCTTCACAAGAATCTGTTATGGCATCTGGGGCTGATAAAGCCTTTGGTATTTACTCCATTAATGATTGTGATTCCGAAGATGAAGGGTGTAATACAAGGAATTATATTGCAACACCACTTTGGCACTGGGGTAAATTCTATGAAAAAATAGTGAAAAATATTTTAGATGGTACCTTTAATGCAGTAAATAATACCTTAGGAAGTGGTACAAAAGCTATTAATTACTGGTGGGGCTTAAACGCAGATGTGGTTGATATCCTGTATTCTAAATCTCTGGTGCCAGATGAGACTAAAAAGCTCATTGACTTTATGAAACGAATGATCAGCGTAGGTGAATACCATCCGTTTACTGGACCAATCAAAGACCAAAAGGGTCATGTGAGAGTGAATAAAGATGATATTCTGAATAATGAAGCTATACTGAGTATGAATTGGTTAGTCGATAATGTTGAGGGGTTTATCCCAACTAGTGGGGAAGAGGAGTTAGATATACCTATTGTTGATATGTTAGGAGTCAATAGACCATAG
- a CDS encoding S-layer homology domain-containing protein: MMKWKKQIAFFIAFLLLFSNVKIVSNAALYTDVPTWAEDSVDRVSEEGLLVGSTSGNFSPYEKVTYFDLVDVLATMVGYKNPDIDYSIPEEQKNYIDNAYNANKWVIDSYSNGKGNWEHIQDEKIAYLLQGGILDQADLSLFIKSDNAKGYVTKEALSKYLVRVLDLENQAFMSTSTTGFADDGKINSMYKPYVAMLKSLNIISGDTGNNFNPEEEVTRVILAVVIDNVLTYQNASSVEVPTNEYENLKEISGKVVEVYDFATMKAVRIGADTNNTLYKVADSVEIYKDNIKVNGALSEYVKQYDTATIFIADNVIQKIYVGTQTTTTPPVIDNPVDNNTSLNYEEVTGIIENVINTSEGYRVTLKVQYVTLTEIKEVKKEYIISGTAEIRENGATIDLYDVDLGAIATAKVHNGVVYELDTLNKKHTVEGTILSKELYEDKFVIEIVDIDGEIRTYNLDQDTDIDKEDVKKPTFNDIAIGNDVVIEAEYDRVVEIECTSDIDNYEGHVVEIVIATSPKIKIKDEDGLIHDFVFSFDAIMEYDDKGINIYDLKLGYEVEIDSDAKEIYALELKDKVVQDTIEGIIKEVNEDGEELIVQVKIDDISSQYYLKTLEVNGSTKIYENGSYMSKTELEEGMRVIITLDDKDENEADVIHVLN; encoded by the coding sequence ATGATGAAATGGAAGAAACAAATAGCTTTTTTTATAGCTTTTTTACTTCTCTTTAGTAACGTTAAGATAGTATCTAATGCAGCGTTGTATACTGACGTGCCAACATGGGCAGAAGATTCTGTTGATCGTGTATCTGAAGAGGGGTTACTCGTAGGAAGTACAAGTGGGAATTTCAGCCCTTATGAAAAAGTAACATATTTTGATTTAGTTGATGTTTTAGCGACTATGGTGGGATATAAGAACCCAGATATTGATTATTCCATACCAGAGGAGCAAAAGAATTACATAGACAATGCTTACAATGCAAACAAATGGGTAATTGATTCCTATTCCAATGGAAAAGGTAACTGGGAACATATCCAAGACGAGAAGATAGCCTATCTACTACAAGGAGGTATATTGGACCAAGCGGACTTAAGTCTTTTTATCAAATCTGACAATGCTAAAGGTTATGTAACAAAAGAAGCATTATCTAAATACTTAGTTAGAGTACTTGATTTGGAGAACCAAGCATTTATGTCAACTAGCACTACGGGATTCGCGGATGATGGCAAGATTAATAGTATGTACAAGCCATATGTAGCAATGTTAAAATCCTTAAATATTATATCAGGAGATACAGGCAATAATTTTAACCCTGAAGAAGAAGTAACCCGGGTAATATTAGCTGTTGTTATTGATAATGTACTTACTTATCAGAATGCATCTTCTGTTGAAGTACCAACGAATGAGTATGAAAATTTGAAAGAGATTTCCGGTAAAGTAGTAGAAGTATATGATTTTGCTACTATGAAAGCTGTCCGCATTGGCGCAGATACGAATAATACGCTATATAAGGTTGCTGATTCAGTAGAAATATATAAGGATAATATAAAAGTTAATGGAGCCCTCAGTGAATACGTTAAACAATATGACACAGCTACAATTTTTATAGCAGACAACGTTATTCAAAAAATATATGTTGGTACTCAGACGACAACAACGCCACCTGTCATTGATAATCCTGTAGATAATAATACTTCCCTTAACTATGAAGAAGTCACAGGTATTATCGAAAATGTTATCAACACTTCTGAAGGATATAGAGTAACGTTAAAAGTGCAATATGTTACTTTGACAGAGATTAAAGAAGTGAAGAAAGAATACATTATATCTGGTACTGCAGAAATCCGTGAGAACGGAGCAACAATCGATCTTTATGATGTGGATTTGGGAGCTATAGCTACTGCAAAAGTCCATAATGGTGTTGTTTATGAATTGGATACTTTAAATAAAAAACATACTGTTGAAGGTACGATTCTCAGCAAAGAATTATATGAAGATAAATTCGTTATCGAAATAGTAGACATTGATGGTGAGATTAGAACTTATAACTTAGATCAAGATACGGATATCGATAAAGAAGATGTGAAGAAGCCAACTTTTAACGATATCGCCATTGGAAATGACGTTGTCATTGAAGCAGAGTATGATAGAGTTGTGGAAATTGAGTGTACATCCGATATTGACAATTATGAAGGACATGTTGTAGAAATAGTCATTGCTACATCACCAAAAATAAAAATCAAGGATGAGGATGGATTAATACATGATTTTGTCTTCAGTTTTGACGCTATCATGGAATATGACGACAAAGGTATCAATATCTATGATTTAAAGCTAGGTTACGAAGTAGAAATAGATTCTGATGCTAAAGAAATCTATGCTCTAGAACTTAAAGATAAAGTCGTACAAGATACAATTGAAGGAATCATTAAAGAAGTGAACGAAGATGGTGAAGAGTTAATCGTTCAAGTAAAGATTGATGATATCAGTAGTCAGTATTATTTAAAGACTTTAGAAGTTAATGGTAGTACAAAGATTTATGAAAATGGCAGCTATATGTCTAAAACAGAATTAGAAGAAGGTATGAGAGTCATTATCACATTAGATGATAAAGATGAGAATGAAGCTGATGTCATCCATGTATTAAATTAA
- a CDS encoding Ig-like domain-containing protein, whose amino-acid sequence MFKTKRALALALAGTMAVSNFAVASASELTTEDKLDVLMDLGIILGDSSNDDSLDLNTNMERYRSVVLMLRLTEEDENGFNQAELMEQYDSEGEASFADAGQFSSYVETLMAYTYNNDLGIDGYEDGTFRPVDTMTDKAYAKIMLESLGYDYNEDFTWAEVGEKAEEVGLIEDADSIDNSTAEFGEIVDMTYDTLASEVKGESITLGEKIGKAVVETELEVASVDALNLKQIQVTFNTAVDEDSATDIENYSLDADDADLDDSDLELVGDNTVVITLGTEAKQQETVTLTVENVVAENGKVLDETEIELSFLDQTIPTVDTVEVVGNETLKVTFSEPMMTVLEDNFEVREGSKKLYIDDVVAVDDTNVEWYVNLYNDLNEGEIDVTVDDAEDFAGFNVIKETVTVDVTVDEDAPEVVEYKDATTTEVTLVFDEDVQIKDSDLDNFYHTNSNNTADNVAVEGNEITLTFTSNELPEGTAYVYINEEAIADLWDNENDQIMIKVDVDVDYDAPVIEEVTVESETQIVIELDEALDEDSAEDEDNFMLVDADGEEVDEIKKVVYDDSDEFTLTVDFKEELSGEYTLFIEDVEDLHGNDLNAEIGFEVEDLTAPSFADFSATLYDAGEEVQIIKISFGEEMNTEDKYSVADEDNYVIDGTELTEIDEAHIEVVDNGESIEIFVPNADEDGIDLTDGMIVELARVADAAGNYTAPLADTLTLSAAGTVEIESADAIDAETIVITFDDELVEVEPEDLEIVTTDEAVTFEMSSVDADENSDGNTELTITLAEELDDDATFGGLGLKVKVIGNVSENKYGENIDSAEIAIVDEITPEVAVDADDNEIVTFTHADGLTVLKDTVTIEFTEDLSTANADLIATDLDIRVSGDAIDSSDEELVGGIDYTTSVSGNVLTIEFAQDFVAEDEIEINLDSTVNYLADVAGAEVEALSIAIEVE is encoded by the coding sequence ATGTTTAAAACAAAAAGAGCGTTAGCTCTTGCTTTAGCAGGTACAATGGCTGTTTCTAACTTTGCTGTTGCTTCTGCTAGCGAGTTAACAACTGAAGACAAACTTGATGTATTAATGGATTTAGGCATTATCTTAGGAGATAGTTCTAATGATGATAGTTTAGATCTTAATACAAACATGGAACGTTATCGTTCTGTAGTATTAATGTTAAGACTTACAGAGGAAGATGAAAACGGCTTTAACCAAGCAGAATTAATGGAGCAATATGATTCTGAAGGCGAAGCATCATTTGCAGATGCTGGTCAATTCTCATCTTATGTTGAAACATTAATGGCTTACACTTATAACAATGACTTAGGTATCGATGGTTATGAAGATGGCACATTCAGACCAGTAGATACAATGACTGACAAAGCTTATGCTAAAATCATGTTAGAATCTTTAGGTTATGATTACAATGAAGATTTCACATGGGCTGAAGTTGGCGAAAAAGCTGAAGAAGTTGGTCTTATCGAAGACGCGGATTCAATTGACAACTCAACTGCAGAGTTTGGTGAAATCGTAGATATGACTTATGACACTTTAGCTTCTGAAGTAAAAGGTGAGTCTATCACATTAGGTGAAAAAATTGGTAAAGCTGTTGTTGAAACTGAATTAGAAGTTGCTTCAGTTGATGCATTAAACTTAAAGCAAATCCAAGTTACATTCAATACTGCAGTTGATGAAGATTCAGCAACTGATATTGAAAACTATTCTTTAGATGCTGATGATGCTGACTTAGATGATTCAGATCTTGAATTAGTAGGCGACAACACTGTTGTTATTACTTTAGGTACTGAAGCTAAACAACAAGAGACAGTTACATTAACTGTTGAAAATGTTGTAGCTGAAAATGGTAAGGTTTTAGATGAAACTGAAATCGAATTATCATTCTTAGATCAAACTATTCCAACAGTTGATACTGTTGAAGTTGTTGGTAATGAAACTTTAAAAGTTACATTCTCTGAGCCAATGATGACAGTTCTAGAAGATAACTTTGAAGTTAGAGAAGGTTCTAAGAAGTTATACATCGATGATGTAGTAGCTGTAGATGATACAAACGTTGAATGGTATGTTAACTTATACAATGACTTAAATGAAGGCGAGATTGACGTAACTGTTGATGATGCTGAAGATTTCGCTGGTTTCAATGTTATTAAAGAAACAGTAACTGTTGATGTAACTGTTGACGAAGATGCTCCTGAAGTTGTTGAGTACAAAGATGCTACAACTACAGAAGTTACATTAGTATTTGATGAAGATGTACAAATTAAAGATAGTGATTTAGATAACTTCTACCATACAAACAGCAATAATACTGCTGATAACGTAGCTGTAGAAGGTAATGAAATTACTTTAACTTTCACATCTAACGAGTTACCAGAAGGTACAGCATATGTTTATATCAATGAAGAAGCTATTGCTGACTTATGGGATAATGAAAATGACCAAATCATGATTAAAGTTGATGTTGACGTTGATTATGATGCTCCTGTTATCGAAGAAGTTACAGTTGAGTCTGAAACTCAAATTGTAATTGAATTAGATGAAGCTCTTGACGAAGATTCAGCTGAAGATGAAGACAACTTCATGTTAGTAGATGCTGATGGTGAAGAAGTAGATGAAATTAAAAAAGTCGTTTATGATGATTCTGATGAGTTTACTTTAACTGTAGACTTCAAAGAAGAATTATCTGGTGAATATACTTTATTCATTGAAGATGTAGAAGACTTACACGGTAATGATTTAAATGCAGAAATCGGATTTGAAGTAGAAGATTTAACTGCTCCTAGCTTTGCAGATTTCTCAGCTACATTATATGATGCTGGTGAAGAAGTTCAAATCATTAAAATTAGCTTTGGTGAAGAAATGAATACTGAAGATAAGTACTCTGTTGCAGATGAAGATAACTATGTTATTGATGGTACAGAGTTAACAGAAATTGATGAAGCTCATATCGAAGTTGTAGATAATGGCGAATCTATTGAAATTTTTGTACCAAACGCTGATGAAGATGGTATTGATTTAACTGATGGTATGATCGTTGAACTTGCTCGTGTTGCTGATGCTGCTGGTAACTACACAGCACCATTAGCTGATACACTTACTTTAAGCGCTGCTGGTACAGTAGAAATTGAATCAGCTGATGCAATTGATGCTGAAACTATCGTTATTACATTTGATGATGAGTTAGTTGAAGTAGAACCAGAAGATTTAGAAATCGTAACAACTGATGAAGCAGTTACATTTGAAATGTCTTCAGTAGATGCTGATGAAAATTCAGATGGTAATACAGAGTTAACTATCACTTTAGCAGAAGAATTAGATGATGATGCTACATTTGGTGGATTAGGTCTTAAAGTAAAAGTTATCGGTAATGTATCTGAGAACAAGTATGGTGAAAACATTGATTCTGCTGAAATAGCAATCGTAGATGAAATTACTCCAGAAGTAGCTGTAGATGCTGACGATAATGAAATCGTAACATTTACTCATGCTGATGGATTAACAGTTCTTAAAGATACAGTAACTATCGAGTTCACTGAAGATTTATCAACTGCTAATGCTGATCTTATTGCTACTGATTTAGACATTAGAGTATCTGGTGATGCTATTGACTCCTCTGATGAAGAATTAGTTGGTGGTATTGACTACACTACTTCAGTAAGTGGTAATGTATTAACAATCGAATTTGCACAAGACTTCGTTGCAGAAGACGAAATTGAAATCAACTTAGATTCTACTGTAAACTACTTAGCAGATGTTGCAGGAGCTGAAGTTGAAGCATTAAGTATCGCTATCGAAGTTGAATAA